One region of Bradyrhizobium betae genomic DNA includes:
- a CDS encoding ABC transporter substrate-binding protein yields MRLRMAARLVRGLLVALAATGLMASAEAQEKKIKIGVVFDLTGPLAGGGSELGYIGAKIILDHFAKTGVEGYKIEAVYADAQSKPDIAINESVRLLEQEKVDMVLGFFSSAQCVPVAARVEQLKKFMWMTTCISSAVFNDKGYKYVFRPQASGDQFGMMTMDFIAQNAKAKFDKEPKDLRVAIIHEDGAYGVDVSRGNEAGAKKAGFNVVMKEGYSATAPDLSALVTKLKRAKPDVIFHTGYNPDITLLLRQAREQGLKFGALMGHGAGYGVYEKLKEGMGADATYIFNTDPISIWLANQKTMDPKLPPVIKMVGEEFDKIRPGVAIRSAHVGIGASNTYVFMADVLPRAIKKYGGVDPDALRKAALDTDIPEGGTMLGFGVKFYGEGTPMAGQNERSFPVVIQYIDDKSSVVWPKSQAQREAMLPLPKGTTYSNQ; encoded by the coding sequence ATGCGTCTGCGCATGGCTGCCCGCTTGGTACGTGGGCTGTTGGTCGCGCTTGCCGCGACGGGCTTGATGGCTTCGGCCGAGGCTCAGGAGAAGAAGATCAAGATCGGCGTTGTTTTCGACCTGACCGGGCCTCTCGCGGGCGGCGGCTCTGAGCTCGGCTATATCGGCGCAAAAATCATCCTCGACCATTTCGCCAAGACCGGCGTCGAGGGCTACAAGATCGAAGCGGTCTACGCCGACGCGCAGAGCAAGCCCGACATCGCCATCAACGAATCCGTTCGCTTGCTCGAGCAGGAGAAGGTCGACATGGTGCTCGGCTTCTTCTCTTCGGCACAATGCGTTCCGGTGGCCGCCCGCGTTGAGCAGCTCAAGAAGTTCATGTGGATGACGACCTGCATCTCGTCGGCCGTGTTCAACGACAAGGGCTACAAATACGTCTTCCGCCCGCAGGCGAGCGGCGACCAGTTCGGCATGATGACGATGGATTTCATCGCGCAGAACGCCAAGGCGAAGTTCGACAAGGAGCCGAAGGATCTGCGCGTCGCGATCATCCACGAGGACGGCGCCTATGGCGTCGACGTCTCCAGGGGCAACGAGGCCGGGGCGAAGAAGGCCGGCTTCAATGTCGTGATGAAGGAAGGCTATTCGGCCACCGCGCCGGATCTGTCGGCGCTGGTGACCAAGCTGAAGCGCGCAAAACCCGATGTCATTTTCCACACCGGCTACAACCCTGACATCACGCTGCTGCTGCGCCAGGCCCGCGAGCAAGGCCTCAAGTTCGGCGCGCTGATGGGGCATGGCGCGGGCTACGGCGTTTATGAGAAGCTGAAGGAGGGCATGGGCGCTGACGCCACCTACATCTTCAACACCGACCCGATCTCGATCTGGCTCGCCAACCAGAAGACCATGGATCCGAAGCTGCCGCCGGTGATCAAGATGGTCGGCGAGGAGTTCGACAAGATCAGGCCGGGCGTCGCCATCCGCTCGGCCCATGTCGGTATCGGGGCGTCCAACACCTATGTGTTCATGGCCGACGTGCTGCCGCGCGCAATCAAGAAGTATGGCGGCGTCGATCCCGATGCGCTGCGCAAGGCTGCGCTCGACACCGACATCCCCGAAGGCGGCACCATGCTTGGCTTCGGCGTCAAATTCTACGGTGAGGGCACGCCGATGGCCGGGCAGAACGAGCGGTCATTCCCGGTCGTGATCCAGTACATCGACGACAAGTCCTCCGTGGTGTGGCCCAAGAGTCAGGCGCAGCGCGAGGCCATGCTGCCGCTGCCGAAGGGCACCACCTACAGCAACCAGTAG
- a CDS encoding ABC transporter ATP-binding protein, translating into MLEVSGLVKRFGGFTAVNSVSFKVDQGEILGLIGPNGSGKSTIFNMLSGTLAPTAGSILFDGREIAGLAPHRIINSGVGRTFQIPRPFRRLTIFENVALAGFYGQGRHSRARAEEAAERSLAMVGLPTDRHASVDGLGAAGLKKLELAKALATAPKLLLADESLGGLDEAEMGQAADMLRNIRDELGITIIWVEHIMGVLMRVVDRVMVLDHGEKISEGLPSAVAGDPRVIEVYLGTDAETTQAAAAAARRRAGVQ; encoded by the coding sequence GTGCTGGAAGTCAGCGGGCTGGTGAAGCGCTTCGGGGGCTTCACCGCCGTCAACAGCGTGTCGTTCAAAGTCGATCAGGGCGAGATCCTCGGCCTGATCGGTCCCAACGGCTCGGGCAAGAGCACGATCTTCAACATGCTCTCCGGCACGCTGGCGCCGACCGCAGGCTCGATCCTGTTTGACGGACGTGAGATCGCAGGTCTTGCGCCGCACCGGATCATCAACAGCGGTGTCGGACGTACTTTCCAGATTCCGCGGCCGTTCCGCCGTCTGACTATCTTCGAGAATGTCGCGCTCGCCGGCTTCTACGGCCAGGGCCGCCACAGCCGCGCCAGGGCCGAGGAGGCGGCCGAACGGTCGCTGGCGATGGTGGGCCTGCCGACCGATCGCCATGCCAGCGTCGATGGGCTGGGTGCCGCCGGACTGAAGAAGCTCGAACTCGCCAAGGCGCTCGCCACAGCGCCGAAGCTGCTGCTCGCCGACGAAAGCCTCGGCGGACTCGACGAGGCCGAGATGGGGCAGGCCGCCGACATGCTGCGCAACATTCGCGACGAGCTCGGCATCACCATCATCTGGGTCGAGCACATCATGGGCGTGCTGATGCGCGTGGTCGATCGCGTCATGGTGCTCGATCACGGCGAGAAGATCTCGGAGGGATTGCCGAGCGCGGTCGCGGGCGATCCGCGCGTGATCGAGGTCTATCTCGGCACCGATGCCGAGACCACGCAGGCCGCCGCGGCCGCAGCGCGGCGTCGCGCGGGAGTGCAGTGA
- a CDS encoding ABC transporter ATP-binding protein, translated as MLELRGVNAGYGTFQALFDVSLDVRAGEAVGVIGPNGAGKTTLMRVISGLIRPSRGSILMEGVDVVATPPHKIVSLGIAHVPENRRLFPQLSVDDNLKMGAFMKEARGHYAERLDVVFDLFPRLKERRHQMAGTMSGGEQQMCAIGRALMSNPKLLLLDEPSAGLAPVVVQQVFELVKRIRARGLTVLIVEQNVQQVLKVVDRAYLIEAGTIRASGTSAEMLASDTVKEAYLGV; from the coding sequence ATGCTGGAGCTCCGCGGCGTCAATGCCGGCTATGGCACGTTTCAGGCGCTGTTCGACGTCAGTCTCGACGTCAGGGCAGGCGAAGCCGTCGGCGTCATCGGTCCCAATGGCGCCGGCAAGACCACCTTGATGCGTGTCATTTCCGGCCTGATCCGGCCCTCGCGCGGGTCGATCCTGATGGAGGGCGTCGACGTCGTGGCGACGCCGCCGCACAAGATCGTCAGTCTCGGCATCGCGCATGTGCCGGAGAACCGGCGGCTGTTTCCGCAGCTCTCGGTCGACGACAATCTCAAGATGGGCGCCTTCATGAAGGAGGCGCGCGGCCACTACGCGGAGCGGCTGGACGTCGTGTTCGACCTGTTTCCGCGCCTGAAGGAGCGCCGCCACCAGATGGCCGGTACCATGTCCGGCGGCGAGCAGCAGATGTGCGCGATCGGCCGCGCGCTGATGTCCAATCCGAAACTCCTGCTGCTCGACGAGCCGTCGGCCGGACTTGCGCCGGTCGTGGTGCAGCAGGTGTTCGAACTGGTGAAGCGGATTCGCGCCAGAGGCCTCACCGTGCTGATCGTGGAGCAGAACGTGCAGCAGGTGCTGAAGGTGGTCGACCGCGCCTATCTGATCGAGGCCGGCACGATCAGGGCGTCCGGCACGTCGGCCGAGATGCTGGCGAGCGACACGGTCAAGGAAGCGTATCTCGGGGTGTGA
- a CDS encoding branched-chain amino acid ABC transporter permease: MQAILDIFDIYLLEAVINGILLGGVLALLALGLNLIFGVIDVTWICYAELVMIGMYAMYFLVQYYGISYFVAAPLTILLIAILGAALHYLVIAPLLTAPPINQLLATGGVLFVLQSFATVAFGIDFRNLGIRLPVLAFGEMNFSYARLLSFLAALVGMVAVYLFMTRTFTGTAIRAISQDRQIMALMGVDTRRIYLITSAIGGGLAGLAACLLVLQYDVHPFVGLSFGPITFLICVLGGLGNFIGGFIAAFVFAEIISLGGLFSDLEWGYVLAFAFFIVMMFIRPAGLLARRR; this comes from the coding sequence ATGCAGGCGATCCTGGACATATTCGACATCTACCTGCTGGAGGCCGTGATCAACGGCATCCTGCTCGGCGGGGTGCTGGCGCTGCTTGCGCTCGGACTGAACCTGATCTTCGGCGTCATCGACGTGACCTGGATCTGCTACGCCGAGCTCGTGATGATCGGCATGTACGCCATGTATTTCCTGGTGCAGTATTACGGCATCAGCTATTTCGTCGCCGCGCCACTCACGATTCTGCTGATCGCGATCCTCGGCGCGGCGCTGCACTATCTCGTGATCGCACCGCTGCTCACCGCTCCGCCGATCAACCAGCTGCTTGCGACGGGCGGCGTGCTGTTCGTGCTCCAGAGCTTTGCCACCGTCGCCTTCGGCATCGACTTTCGCAATCTCGGCATCCGCCTGCCGGTGCTCGCCTTCGGCGAGATGAATTTCAGTTACGCGCGGCTGTTGTCGTTCCTGGCGGCGCTGGTCGGCATGGTCGCCGTCTACCTGTTCATGACGCGCACCTTCACCGGCACCGCGATCCGCGCCATCTCGCAGGACCGGCAGATCATGGCGCTGATGGGCGTCGACACCAGGCGCATCTATCTCATCACCTCCGCGATCGGCGGTGGGCTGGCCGGGCTCGCCGCCTGCCTGCTCGTGCTGCAATACGACGTGCATCCCTTCGTCGGCCTGTCGTTCGGACCGATCACCTTCCTGATCTGCGTGCTCGGGGGCTTGGGCAATTTCATCGGCGGCTTCATCGCCGCCTTCGTCTTTGCCGAGATCATCTCGCTCGGCGGCCTGTTCTCCGATCTCGAATGGGGCTATGTGCTGGCCTTCGCCTTCTTCATCGTCATGATGTTCATCCGGCCCGCGGGCCTGCTTGCGAGGCGGCGATGA
- a CDS encoding branched-chain amino acid ABC transporter permease, with protein MKGQGRLAAWAVGLAALVALPFVYRDPYHLHMLVLILIWSFAYTSWSMMGRFGLVSLGHGGFMGIGAYVTALLWNHLGWSPWIGIPIGMVAAGVLALIVGYPCFRFRITGHYFVLVTLALSGIVLQVITATRDYTGGSLGYTPNRASGNKLLALQFDDKITWYLIALGVWLLGIVVWHWVDRSMARYALEAISEDEDAAAAAGVDVTAEKLKITLLSAVMTALAGAVYCQYQMFITPDTVSGIAVSLQMVFAAIVGGLFVSLGPTFGAVITILLAETLRIGFGTRAVGWDNLVYGVLLVLFIIFLPKGILGSLLDRLKPQRKVPRTHEQEAVQIARPGT; from the coding sequence ATGAAGGGGCAGGGGCGGCTTGCAGCTTGGGCGGTGGGGCTGGCGGCGCTGGTTGCGCTGCCGTTCGTCTACCGCGATCCCTATCATCTGCACATGCTGGTGCTGATCCTGATCTGGTCGTTCGCCTATACGTCGTGGTCGATGATGGGGCGGTTCGGCCTGGTCTCGCTCGGCCATGGCGGCTTCATGGGGATCGGCGCCTACGTCACCGCGCTGCTGTGGAATCATCTCGGCTGGTCGCCCTGGATCGGCATTCCCATCGGCATGGTCGCGGCCGGCGTGCTGGCGCTGATCGTCGGTTATCCCTGCTTCCGCTTTCGCATCACCGGGCATTATTTCGTGCTGGTGACGCTGGCGCTGTCCGGCATCGTGCTCCAGGTCATCACGGCGACGCGCGACTACACGGGCGGCTCGCTCGGCTATACGCCGAACCGCGCCTCGGGGAACAAGCTGCTGGCGCTGCAATTCGACGACAAGATCACCTGGTACCTGATCGCGCTCGGGGTCTGGCTGCTTGGCATCGTGGTCTGGCACTGGGTCGATCGCAGCATGGCGCGCTACGCGCTGGAGGCGATCTCGGAGGACGAGGACGCCGCGGCCGCCGCTGGCGTCGATGTCACGGCGGAGAAGCTGAAGATCACGCTGCTCAGCGCGGTGATGACGGCGCTGGCGGGCGCGGTCTATTGCCAGTACCAGATGTTCATCACGCCCGACACGGTCAGCGGGATCGCGGTGTCGCTCCAGATGGTGTTCGCTGCGATCGTCGGCGGCCTGTTCGTGTCGCTCGGCCCGACCTTCGGCGCCGTCATCACCATCCTGCTGGCGGAAACCCTGCGGATCGGCTTCGGCACCAGGGCGGTCGGCTGGGACAACCTCGTCTACGGCGTGCTGCTGGTCCTTTTCATCATATTCCTTCCCAAGGGTATCCTTGGTAGCTTGCTCGACCGACTGAAGCCGCAACGCAAGGTGCCCCGCACTCATGAGCAAGAAGCCGTCCAAATCGCTCGCCCAGGAACTTGA
- a CDS encoding polyphosphate kinase 2 family protein: MSKKPSKSLAQELDRYITPFRYDGSGKFHLKEHKTNAKGDLDKEKAQDILDANKGCLADFQEKLYAQDRWSLLLIFQGMDAAGKDSAIKAIFDGINPQGCDVHAFKQPTSHELDHDFLWRHVVALPARGHIGIFNRSHYEECLVTRVHPDILAKEQLPPKLITKNIWRERFEDITAFERYLARNGTIVLKFFLNVSREEQRRRFLERLEVPAKQWKFSMGDIKERALWPRYQAVYQDIVRHTATSHAPWYVVPADHKWFARVVIGSAIVAALDKLDLRFPRADKSSLEEFKEIRKALEKEEGTKRAK; encoded by the coding sequence ATGAGCAAGAAGCCGTCCAAATCGCTCGCCCAGGAACTTGACCGCTACATCACGCCGTTCCGCTACGATGGATCCGGCAAGTTCCACCTGAAAGAGCACAAGACCAATGCGAAGGGCGACCTCGACAAGGAGAAGGCGCAGGACATACTCGACGCCAACAAGGGATGCCTCGCCGATTTCCAGGAGAAACTCTATGCCCAGGACCGCTGGTCGCTGCTGCTGATCTTCCAGGGCATGGATGCCGCCGGCAAGGACAGCGCCATCAAGGCGATCTTCGATGGCATCAATCCGCAAGGCTGCGACGTCCATGCGTTCAAGCAGCCGACCAGCCACGAGCTCGATCATGACTTTCTCTGGCGTCACGTGGTTGCGCTGCCCGCGCGCGGCCATATCGGCATCTTCAATCGCTCGCACTATGAGGAATGCCTGGTCACGCGCGTGCATCCGGACATCCTTGCCAAGGAGCAGCTGCCGCCCAAGCTCATCACCAAGAACATCTGGCGGGAGCGATTCGAGGACATCACGGCTTTCGAGCGTTACCTGGCGCGCAACGGGACCATCGTCCTGAAGTTCTTCCTCAACGTCTCCAGGGAGGAACAGCGGCGGCGCTTTCTCGAACGGCTGGAGGTTCCTGCCAAGCAATGGAAGTTCTCCATGGGCGACATCAAGGAGCGCGCGCTGTGGCCGCGCTACCAGGCGGTCTATCAGGACATCGTCCGCCACACCGCGACGTCCCATGCGCCCTGGTATGTCGTGCCCGCCGATCACAAATGGTTCGCGCGTGTGGTGATCGGCTCTGCGATCGTCGCGGCGCTCGACAAGCTCGACCTGCGCTTCCCCCGCGCCGACAAGTCCTCGCTGGAAGAGTTCAAGGAAATCCGCAAGGCGCTGGAAAAGGAGGAGGGGACGAAGCGGGCAAAATGA
- a CDS encoding MBL fold metallo-hydrolase, with protein sequence MKKSICLATLAALVAGLGSAAAQTPPQTSTRKVDGTENVYVFRYGGHQSMFVVTPQGVIATDPISYLRPAKPYIDAIKAVTDKPIKYVIYSHHHYDHIAGGQPFKDLGATFVAHRRTKERLLELKKQNSLLADVVMPDQVVDDKKAITLGGTTLELNYVGRNHSDNSLVMRLPKEKIVFVVDFAPIESVQFRNIPDNASPLEYIASLKKLASLDWERMIPGHPYAGGRFGTKKDIEDDIAYMEELSTEVKKAADAGKCFDTAMKEVKLPKYEKWANYEASLPANVERFCYWWGRGY encoded by the coding sequence ATGAAGAAATCCATTTGCCTCGCTACGCTCGCCGCGCTCGTCGCCGGACTTGGATCCGCCGCGGCACAAACCCCGCCGCAAACCTCGACCAGGAAGGTCGACGGCACCGAGAACGTCTACGTCTTCCGCTATGGCGGCCACCAGTCGATGTTCGTCGTGACGCCGCAGGGCGTGATCGCGACCGATCCGATCTCGTATTTGCGTCCCGCCAAGCCCTATATCGACGCGATCAAGGCCGTCACCGACAAGCCGATCAAATACGTGATCTACAGCCATCATCATTACGACCACATCGCCGGCGGCCAGCCGTTCAAGGATCTCGGCGCGACCTTCGTCGCCCACCGGCGGACCAAGGAACGCCTGCTCGAATTGAAGAAGCAGAATTCGCTGCTGGCCGACGTCGTGATGCCGGACCAGGTGGTCGACGACAAGAAGGCCATCACGCTCGGCGGCACCACGCTGGAGCTGAACTATGTCGGCCGCAACCATTCCGACAATTCGCTGGTGATGCGGCTGCCGAAGGAGAAGATCGTCTTCGTCGTCGACTTCGCGCCGATCGAATCCGTGCAGTTCCGCAACATCCCCGACAACGCCTCGCCGCTGGAATACATCGCCTCGCTGAAGAAGCTCGCCTCGCTCGACTGGGAGCGGATGATCCCCGGCCATCCCTATGCCGGCGGCCGCTTCGGCACCAAGAAGGACATCGAGGACGACATCGCCTACATGGAGGAACTCTCCACCGAGGTGAAGAAGGCGGCCGATGCCGGCAAGTGCTTCGACACCGCGATGAAGGAAGTGAAGCTGCCGAAATACGAAAAGTGGGCGAACTACGAGGCCAGCCTTCCCGCCAATGTCGAGCGCTTCTGCTACTGGTGGGGCCGCGGATACTGA
- a CDS encoding mechanosensitive ion channel domain-containing protein has translation MRFGGDDSAVAHLLFQGILVSLNLVSALFAALFLAISSLSPARAEPRAPAVNTPAALSPDEARRALETLQDDKKRAQMIDTLRAIATASGPQQPAPEPKSPIPLAADGLGAQLLLTVSEEIGEISREVADVARTLTHFPAFYYWIVRTANDPAAYNLLIEISWKLALVFGCALAAEWVIFRLIRRPVIFLEARVPQTVHVPVQPLAVGDPPASASGVAAQPEQHRRRVSLARAWQLLLRLPFVLGRLVLELLPVLVFVGVATALLGTEIGDAGIVRLVILAVVNAYAFSRGLICIVRALAGPYGLFPVRPETAAYIEIWARRIVGVGVSGIAFANVALLLGLHRAGYAALLRMVMLVVHLFIVVIILQCRRQVAEAIRAPADRQGITARLRNRIAAGWHYPAIALDIALWAVWALNIRNGYSLLLQYFVGTVAVALITRVAIMVTLSLIDRGFRIKPEILQRFPGLEVRANRYLPLLRRIVSGVIAFIGFVAVLEVWGVDAIVWFYGGQIGSRLISAVATIGIAVFIAAAIWEASNALLDRQINTLSRDGHYARAARLRTFQPMLRTALLCLIATVVGLTALSEIGVNVAPLLAGAGIVGIAIGFGSQKLVQDLITGLFLLLENTVQVGDNVSVSGLSGVVENVSIRTIRLRAGDGAVHIVPFSAVTTITNASRGAGNASVSVNVAYKEDTDRAGQILKDIVEEMRREPEFRSLIRGDLDLWGIDKVDGAMVSIVGQIRCTEAGRWPVQREFNRRMKLRFQQSGIEVASPVQTILMQIAPPADSAVNLTPRRAVG, from the coding sequence ATGCGCTTCGGCGGTGACGATTCCGCCGTGGCGCATCTATTGTTTCAGGGAATCCTCGTGTCGCTTAATCTCGTCTCCGCGCTTTTCGCCGCGCTCTTCCTCGCCATCTCGTCGCTCTCTCCGGCTCGTGCCGAGCCGCGTGCGCCGGCCGTCAATACACCGGCCGCACTGTCGCCCGACGAAGCCAGGCGGGCGCTGGAGACGCTTCAGGACGACAAGAAGCGCGCGCAAATGATCGACACCTTGCGCGCGATCGCGACTGCGTCTGGTCCTCAGCAGCCCGCGCCTGAGCCGAAATCGCCAATTCCGCTCGCGGCCGACGGCCTCGGTGCGCAGCTCTTGCTCACCGTGTCGGAGGAAATCGGAGAGATTTCGCGGGAGGTCGCGGATGTCGCGCGCACGCTGACGCATTTTCCGGCGTTCTATTACTGGATCGTCCGCACCGCCAACGATCCGGCCGCCTACAATCTCCTGATCGAGATCTCCTGGAAGCTCGCGCTGGTGTTCGGCTGCGCCCTCGCGGCGGAGTGGGTGATCTTCCGGCTGATCCGTCGACCTGTCATATTCCTCGAAGCGCGCGTGCCGCAGACCGTGCACGTACCAGTGCAGCCGCTCGCCGTCGGCGACCCGCCGGCATCCGCGTCCGGCGTCGCCGCCCAGCCCGAACAGCACCGGCGCCGCGTCAGCCTGGCGCGCGCGTGGCAGCTACTGTTGCGGTTGCCCTTCGTGCTCGGCCGGCTCGTGCTCGAACTGCTTCCCGTGCTCGTCTTCGTCGGCGTGGCCACGGCGCTGCTTGGAACGGAGATCGGCGATGCCGGCATCGTCCGCCTCGTGATCCTCGCAGTCGTCAACGCCTATGCGTTCTCGCGCGGGCTCATCTGTATCGTCCGTGCGCTGGCCGGACCTTACGGCCTGTTTCCGGTTCGTCCGGAAACGGCGGCCTATATCGAGATCTGGGCGCGCCGCATCGTCGGCGTCGGCGTCTCCGGCATTGCGTTTGCCAATGTGGCGCTGCTGCTCGGCCTGCACCGCGCCGGTTACGCTGCGCTGCTGCGCATGGTGATGCTGGTGGTGCATCTGTTCATCGTCGTCATCATCCTGCAATGCCGCCGTCAGGTCGCCGAGGCGATCCGCGCGCCGGCCGACCGGCAGGGCATTACGGCCCGGTTGCGCAATCGCATCGCGGCCGGCTGGCACTATCCCGCCATCGCGCTCGACATCGCGCTGTGGGCGGTCTGGGCGCTCAACATCCGCAATGGCTATTCGCTGCTGCTGCAATATTTCGTCGGCACCGTCGCGGTCGCGCTGATCACCCGCGTGGCCATCATGGTGACGCTGAGCTTGATCGATCGCGGCTTCCGCATCAAGCCGGAGATACTGCAGCGTTTTCCGGGCCTCGAGGTCCGCGCCAACCGCTATTTGCCGCTGCTCCGCAGGATCGTCTCCGGCGTGATCGCCTTCATCGGCTTCGTGGCGGTGCTCGAGGTCTGGGGTGTCGACGCCATCGTCTGGTTCTATGGCGGTCAGATCGGCAGCCGGCTGATCTCGGCCGTGGCGACCATCGGCATCGCCGTGTTCATCGCCGCGGCGATCTGGGAGGCCAGCAACGCGCTGCTGGACCGCCAGATCAATACGCTGTCGCGGGACGGCCACTATGCCCGCGCCGCGCGCCTGCGCACGTTCCAGCCGATGCTGCGGACGGCGCTGCTGTGCCTGATTGCCACCGTGGTCGGCCTGACCGCGCTGAGCGAGATCGGGGTCAATGTCGCCCCGCTGCTGGCGGGCGCCGGCATCGTCGGCATCGCCATCGGCTTCGGTTCGCAGAAACTGGTGCAGGATCTCATCACCGGCCTGTTCCTGCTGCTGGAGAACACGGTGCAGGTCGGGGACAACGTCAGCGTCTCGGGGCTGTCAGGCGTCGTCGAGAATGTTTCGATCCGCACCATCCGCCTGCGCGCGGGCGACGGCGCCGTGCACATCGTGCCGTTCAGCGCGGTCACGACCATCACCAACGCCAGCCGCGGTGCCGGCAACGCGTCCGTCAGCGTCAACGTCGCCTACAAGGAGGATACCGACCGCGCCGGCCAGATCCTCAAGGACATCGTCGAGGAGATGCGCCGCGAGCCGGAATTCCGCAGCCTCATCCGCGGCGATCTCGATCTGTGGGGCATCGACAAGGTCGACGGCGCGATGGTGTCGATCGTCGGTCAGATCCGCTGCACCGAGGCCGGCCGCTGGCCGGTCCAGCGCGAATTCAACCGCCGCATGAAGCTGCGCTTCCAGCAGAGCGGCATCGAGGTCGCATCTCCGGTCCAGACCATCTTGATGCAGATCGCGCCGCCGGCTGATAGCGCCGTAAATCTGACGCCGCGACGGGCGGTTGGATAG
- a CDS encoding tripartite tricarboxylate transporter substrate-binding protein, which translates to MRGLWAGLCGHVIVVCALLGWVWTAPGSAQPFPSRPITLIVPFSAGGPTDTLARILSERIAAELHTTIVVENVAGASGTIAGARVARATPDGTTITIGHWGTHVLNGAIFKLPYDVLADFEPVAMIAMGTQLIVGRKSLEANNLKEMIAWLKANPGKATAGTAGAGTGAHVAGVFFKEKTGTDFQFVPYRGAGPAMIDLVAGQIDIMFDQASNSLPQYKNGAIKAFAVTSPTRLASAPDVPTVDEAGLPGLYISYWHGIWAPKNTPKEIVTKLNAAIVAVLADPTVKARFGELGQEIPPVDQQTPAALAAFQKAETEKWWPIVKAADIKPE; encoded by the coding sequence ATGCGGGGGCTGTGGGCCGGATTGTGCGGTCATGTGATCGTCGTTTGCGCGTTGCTCGGATGGGTGTGGACCGCACCCGGCAGCGCTCAGCCGTTTCCGTCGCGTCCCATCACTCTCATCGTGCCGTTTTCGGCGGGTGGGCCCACGGATACGTTGGCTCGGATTCTGTCCGAGCGGATCGCTGCCGAATTGCACACCACCATCGTGGTTGAGAACGTGGCCGGTGCCTCCGGCACCATCGCCGGCGCCCGCGTCGCGCGTGCGACACCTGACGGCACCACGATCACGATCGGCCATTGGGGTACGCATGTGCTGAACGGCGCGATCTTCAAGCTGCCTTATGACGTGCTGGCCGATTTCGAGCCGGTCGCGATGATCGCGATGGGCACGCAACTCATCGTCGGCCGGAAGTCGCTCGAGGCCAACAATCTGAAAGAGATGATCGCCTGGCTGAAGGCCAACCCCGGCAAGGCGACCGCCGGCACGGCCGGCGCCGGCACCGGCGCGCATGTCGCCGGCGTCTTCTTCAAGGAGAAGACCGGCACCGATTTCCAGTTCGTGCCGTATCGCGGCGCGGGGCCCGCCATGATCGATCTCGTCGCCGGCCAGATCGACATCATGTTCGACCAGGCCTCGAACTCGCTGCCGCAGTACAAGAACGGCGCGATCAAGGCGTTCGCGGTGACGTCGCCGACACGGCTTGCCTCCGCGCCCGACGTGCCGACCGTGGACGAGGCGGGCCTGCCGGGTCTCTATATCTCCTACTGGCACGGCATCTGGGCACCGAAGAACACGCCGAAGGAGATCGTTACGAAGCTCAACGCGGCGATCGTCGCCGTGCTCGCCGATCCCACCGTCAAGGCGCGTTTTGGCGAACTGGGCCAGGAGATTCCGCCGGTGGATCAGCAAACGCCCGCGGCGCTCGCAGCTTTCCAGAAGGCCGAGACTGAAAAGTGGTGGCCGATCGTGAAGGCTGCGGATATCAAGCCGGAATAG